The Lolium rigidum isolate FL_2022 chromosome 1, APGP_CSIRO_Lrig_0.1, whole genome shotgun sequence region TTGTGTACATTACCAATGTGACACAAGTTCAAATTAAGAGTTCGGGTTAGAAATAAGCACACATGATTTTACCCGAATAAATCGTTTGCAAAACAGAAATTGGCAAATGATTTAGGTCTGCCTTCTCATATGCCACACTATTTCTTTTTGGTATAAAATAGGACAAGGAATTTTATCCGGTCTTACTCCGCTCCACTCCACAAAACTCCACAGCCGCTTTCTCTTTAGACTACTACGCATATCTCGTCAACAAGGTAGAAGTTCGATTGTCCGTAGACCTTCATCGAATGCCGATAAACTTCAATGCAACATGTTGGCCGTGGAGTCGTGCCAATCCACGCATTCGGAGGCTGGACCTGCTGCTGATAAGTCCTGTCAAGCTATCGGCTCGTCATCGACCTCCACCATGGCCACGACGGCTCGAGACTGCGCCCTCGCCCTCCCGCAGGTTAAAACTTGTGCATGTTCACCTTGTATTTGTAGTTTAGATCTACTCTAAGCGCCGGTATTTTTGGTGACTAGATTCGATTAAATTGTTTATTGCAGATATAAAATATTGTGTTATATTAACGTGATATGTGTTTTTACCTAATGTTTACTTCAGATGTAGTAATGTGTTGCTTAGATCTACTAGCACAGATAGGTAATTCAGTGCGTCGATTAAAATAGACTAGAGGTAGTACAATATTGTGTTATAATAGCACATATATGTTATATGTAGGCAATGTTTACTGCAATATGTACCATGATATCAATTAATCTCAGCCATCATATCACTAATCCTGAACATGTATCGTTTAATCTTAGCCGTCCTTATTTTTCACTCAGAAAAATGATTTAGTCTTGAAggtctatggaagcacaagcATGTGTTATAAAAACATGATCTGTTATCTCTAGCTAGTCTAGATGTACAAATCTGTTTATGTTAGAACTATTTTTGCTACATGTTTTACATATTTAACTCTACGTTAACATTTATAATAGGGATATAATTCTGGGAACACTGCGTAAGAAGACTTGGTTACTGATTTATGTCGTGATCTAGGGATATGCTAAGATCATATAGACAAAGACGTAACCAAGATGAACAAGCACGAAAGCCGTAAACATGGTTCAACGAAGACTACAAACCAGGGTCTTGGAAAGACAGTAGCAGATCTTTTCACAGGAACTTGTATAGAAGGCAAAGACGTAACCAAGATTGACTCATAGTATATCTAGCAGTCAAATATATGTCATGATGCAAATGATTCATGTATGCAAATGTTGTATCAAATGTGCAATCAAGTATAATGAAATTTTGGTTTTCAGTGAAATGTTGCATGGGTTACTGGTTGAGCTGGATATGTAGGTACAACTACTAGATGATTACTAAATCGTTTCTGATACTTCCAAAAAGCAGACGATTCGCATAAACATCAATATTTCCGATCATCAGGAACACACACGGTAGAGTACAGAAAACTATTTGCGACAGGCCTCCTTATTGCAAACGGTTTCTGTAAACTTAGCGTGTGTGACAGCCGGTCGCACACGGTTCTAGGaaccatgtgttttatttgggcgTATCGCACACCCTTACATAGCGAGATGACTAGTTGAGACTTGAGACACATTTCAACTACACGGTCTCAACTGCATTGTTTACCTGTTAGCAATCCGCTTCAGCCTTAACCAATACCTATCTTTTACAGGAAAATGGATTTTTGTTGCACCACTTAAATTTAACAAACCACATTACTAGTATCATCAGTTTATGTAGTCAGATTGGCGATGATCTTTGGGAGGAAAGAGTCCACAATCATTTGGTTGGCTGCTTCTGACGGATGAACAGCGTCCCAAAACACATATGTTGTCGCATTTGGACAAGTGCCAATTGACATGGGGTTGCAAAGGAGCACCGTAAATTCTACTAACCCTGTTCCGCAGCATCCTCGCCTCGCCTCCGTGAAGCCTAATACAGTAAACCAACGCAATTCAGAAGGTATGATGGAATTCAGAGCATTTTTACGACATTTTTTTAGGATGTAGACATTATATAAGTAGCATATGTATCATCAACCCAACCTTGTGAACCAGGAGAGGTAGCAAGACTGTACAAAGGCGTGTAGATGTCCAAAGCCATAATCCTGAGATCATGGTACAACGTCGATAGCGAGTCGATGACGGTATCCAGCTTTCGGTTGAACATTTGGGCATCTCTGTTTAACCTCGGCACACAACTGTTGCTCCCATGGCCGAACACCGTGATTGCCAAGGGGAGGCAGCCAAGTGGCGGCAGTGACGTTACACCGATTCGTCGTGCTCCCATATCGTAGAGTTGCTATTAAGTTAGTTCAAGGTCAAAAATAATGTGATTGACCATACCATGTGTGAGAGAAAGAAGAATAAAGGCGTTGCAATCCTGCTTACCATCACAGTTTTCTGAAAGCTACCAATAAGACTGTCGGAGAACTGGTCAGCGGTCTGTGTCTTATAGAGCAAAGGGTTGATGTTGTAGTTGGCGCCTAGGTCACTTGTGCCGGCTGCAATGATGTAGAGTGAGCTAGAGATGGTGGAGTTAGTATAGCTGTGCCCAGCCAACGCTGCCAGCCTAGATTGGTACTCTCTGAAGTACTCCAATTGTTGAGACAAGGAGATGACATTCTGCAACACACAATTTGCCCACATCGTAGTGTCTAACGGTTATGTACCACTGTTAAAGATTTCAGTTGAGAGCTTAATTACCAAGGTAAGTAAGATTTGATTCCTTACAGCAATACGTGCCGTAGGGTCGTAGTAACCGGATCCACCAGATGCAAAATTGGCTCCCATCAGAAGGTTGAGCCCTGACGCCTCCGGGCTGAGATAAGCAGGAGGAGAGGCAGTAAACCCTAACTTTTCAGCTGCGACCACCgaagtagtaacacaagaaatgcatatatatatatataagagaATGCATAGGAATATTCTTAATTTAGAAAATGTAAAGGGAAGCCTGTGTAACATGTGGAAGCTAAAATCTAGTTTCCACAGACCAACCTATGATATCTATCATCAGCTTGCCGTTGCGAAACCTCCCCGTGGGGACACGGTCCTTGAAATCCCTGCCGTAGGGAGGCAAATTTGCCTTGCCGATGGTGAGGATGTAGTCGTTGTTACCGACGTCAACCAGAGAGTCACCAAACACCATGACCGCGGGAATCAGAGGTCTTGCTTCTTCGCCGTGTGATGTTGGCCACGTCGGAAGCAAGACGGCCATGAGCAGCAAACACCTGACCTCCATAGGAGCCAAAACTGAATAGAATTTTGACGTTTGTGATCATCACTTGGAGTTGTGGATCCTCTGCTTTATACAAGTGTGCGGGCCTCTGCACTTAACACGGTAAAAAAAGAAGTAAAAACTGAAATACAGATCTGGCGTCAATATAGCGGTGCGTGTTGTAGACTTGTACGTAGTTAGCTAGTAAGGGGGCGCGTTATGAAATCTATGGCTAGACGCATCCGATCACATTATCAAGCTGTCGATTCCTGATAAGACATGCAAGTAATGTCAACTACCGAGCGATCAAGTACGTACCAGAAATAAGCTGGCTAGAGTGGAGTACTAGCACACGCATGCATTCCCTTGCAAGACAAATTAATACTTCAATTCCATCCGCAATGACATGTATTTATCACTAGTATCGTAACTAACGATCGACAACGAAACACACAGGTGGTTGAACTGTTCATCGATTGGAAGATCGCATACGCTACTGTAATTATGGTATGGATGAACTTTCGTACGCTGTGAAAGCAACTACAATAAAATCTAATCAGCATGCATGCCATAAGAATTTAAATATTTCTTTTAGTTGGAGAAAAGAGAAAAGGGGACAACTTAAATGGCCTCTCTTGCAAAAGTCAGCATCCTTCAAATAGCCTCCGGCACAACGTGGGGCACCTTTTGAAGAGCGCCGCacgaaaagaaataaaaatatttggacAAAAGAAACGCTTACCCTGCTACATGTCTCAAAGAGCGTCCAGATGCATACATGTCTTTCATTTTGTGCTAAATTCGTGTCCGGCCTCCTAACCCATTCCctatgtatagagtctctacAAGTGACGTCAGACATAAATTAAGGCATTGTTTTGCTTTGGAGgacgcaactgagattttttgtcCGCGAATCCCCAAACATcgttttggggacgcgactggagatgctctaacgtgtGCTCAAAGGcattttgtgagagtgaaagatggatctttatttgataaaatagtaTATTTTTATGGCTAattattatacatgttagctatagatTGACTATAAATGACATGATATCTTGTTTATAGCTaacaaccggctatactattgaACTTCCTCTAAGGATCGGCCAGCTGTGTACTGTTGCTAGGCTCCAAACCTCATAGCCAATGGTTTAGTACTAAATTCTGAGGGTGTCTATAACGGAAAGAATTATCTCTGTTTTTTTTAAAGCTGATATGTTAATATCATgtgaaagatatcaattacatcacCAAGCAAATGTCTAAaaggcattacggatgcacaaaTGCAAAACATAAAAAGAGGCCCCACCACACTGATCATATCCTCGCAGCTGTAGCGCAAACCACCACCAAAGGCAACATCTGGAGTCCACATTCTCTaaaagtgacgcctccaagaatggAAACATTGCACAAGAGTAGGCGTcgccccgatcaaagatcttaggttttcacgtaGAAGAAATTCACGATCTTAAAACAATGACTTTAACAAGGTTATTGTCAAGTATAACCAATTAAGGGCAGACATTAGGTTTTCACCTAAAGAGATAAAGCTCCACACTCGTTGAATGTTGCCACTCCCATTTACCTAGGCCGCAACTGCAAGTCACAAAACACCTAGCTCACAAGTAACATGTCTAGAATGGAAAAGGATACCCCTGCAATCCAAGCATGGACAAAAACATGTAAAGGAAAGTCTTCATCGCCATCCACACCCGTTCTGTCATTACTGTTCCTCAGACGCAGCCGTCATGACGTTCTCCGCCACTGTCTGCACCATGCAAATCGAAACACCGACATGTCCTATGGTGTCAACAAGCAACGGAGCTTCGCGCTAGGACCTCCTGGAGCTGTACATGTTGATActaacagcgcacacatccagatTCCATCTGATACAACGATCTTGGGGCACCGTATGCCAATACATGAAGATTttcggcggagctttccggaactcgccCACGGCCAGACCGAGACGTATAGACAACAAGAAGATCAATGCCTTTACGCAAGAAGAGAAGTAGGACTGTCACCTTATTCGAGTAACACCGGTAGGCCCACACGCCACCAGTCAGCGGAGGAAGAGAGAGCCGCAGCGCCTCATGGAAGCAGGCATGGCCTAGATCAGGCCCTAAGGCCCAGATCGGGTCTTCCGCCCAAGAGCCGCGCCATCTAGAACCACTGCCACCACCCTTTCCTAGCCCAAGAGGTGCCACCACAATGCCCTCCCCTGCCATCAGTCTTAAACTTGAGGGGCGCACCCACCATTGTCGATGACGACGCCGCTGACAGCCAGAAGCATCGGTCGGGAGGTGGCAGCTGGCAGGATCGAGATCGGAGTCTCCGGAGTCGCTCTAGACAGGGCGACCCGGGAGAGTTTATGTTCAAGGGTTTATCCTTGTGCTATGATACAATTTCAATAGAAGTGTATAAAGGTCAACACACGTGAATGGTTAGAAGATTTTGGAATGCAAGGCTTTTGTGCTGCATGAACGCTTACCTTGTTTACTGTTTTTTTGTTCCTATAATCGTTTACAGgacagtaaacaactgaacctcaGTCTTACAATCCTGGAGTCGGTTTTGCTACTAAACCCAGTGAGGTGACTCCTCCAGCAGCTGTATATTTTTCTGCTAAAAGCCTAAAACTGACTGGGACTGCCGACTCCAACTTTTTTGGTCATCctctaattttgaaggagtttttgACAAGTACATGTTGATTGTGGGTAGTTGCAAGCAGAGGTCGTCTTGTTCTCTCCTCTTAGGCTCGCGCTCTGAGTGACAGTGTTGGTTCTAGTGGAGTTTGGTTTAGTGGGTTAGTTTGCTTGGcatggtttgtttggttgaaaAGTTAGAGTAGCGTGTTTTGTATTTTGTGGTCGTATGTACTTTTGCCCTCTATATGGCTTCTCCTCTTTCTTAATATAACACAAGTAGTTCTCCTGCATGTTTCGAAAAAAAATGTTGAAGGAGGTGTCAAGTTCCCCTTATTTAGAATTACAACTCGGTATCTCCATACGCTGAATGCGTTTAATTTTTGTTGGCATTCGTAGGGGCACCTATGGTGCGGAATGTGGTATGACTGATCCAGCATATCATTGCATGTTGTGATGCAGAAATCGTTCATATAATACTTATGAAGGTACTATTTCATAAATATCACATCTcttagagtggtacaacaaaaaTATTGTGGGTCTAAATATTACAcacttattattacaaaccaaaaaTGTACAAACACTTCGATATCCTCACCGGTCAAGCCTGGACACCACTCAGACTC contains the following coding sequences:
- the LOC124669269 gene encoding GDSL esterase/lipase APG-like, translated to MEVRCLLLMAVLLPTWPTSHGEEARPLIPAVMVFGDSLVDVGNNDYILTIGKANLPPYGRDFKDRVPTGRFRNGKLMIDIIAEKLGFTASPPAYLSPEASGLNLLMGANFASGGSGYYDPTARIANVISLSQQLEYFREYQSRLAALAGHSYTNSTISSSLYIIAAGTSDLGANYNINPLLYKTQTADQFSDSLIGSFQKTVMQLYDMGARRIGVTSLPPLGCLPLAITVFGHGSNSCVPRLNRDAQMFNRKLDTVIDSLSTLYHDLRIMALDIYTPLYSLATSPGSQGFTEARRGCCGTGLVEFTVLLCNPMSIGTCPNATTYVFWDAVHPSEAANQMIVDSFLPKIIANLTT